A region from the Benincasa hispida cultivar B227 chromosome 12, ASM972705v1, whole genome shotgun sequence genome encodes:
- the LOC120092775 gene encoding uncharacterized protein LOC120092775 isoform X1, with the protein MVRPKAYVHCANWEVQAIQSTVKIWCLQHLTERGNSRRSKHLTNLFNGTILVSISAALSEAIPNDEALVVTTLNKKRSTTVQLPVTMFFFLISSLSVNRTREGPSICQACLMEQFWLAYQLHILLLPLPLSLLFDPNGN; encoded by the exons ATGGTtcggccaaaggcctacgtccatTGTGCAAATTGGGag GTGCAGGCGATTCAATCAACGGTGAAGATCTGGTGTTTACAACACTTAACAGAAAGAG GTAACTCCAGAAGGTCCAAGCATTTgacaaacttgtttaatggaacAATTTTGGTTAGCATATCAGCTGCATTATCAGAG GCGATTCCCAACGATGAAGCTCTAGTGGTTACAACACTTAACAAAAAGAGGTCGACAACGGTTCAACTGCCAGTTACgatgttcttcttcttgatttctAGTCTTTCt GTAAATCGAACCCGAGAAGGTCCAAGCATCTGCCAAGCTTGTTTAATGGAACAATTTTGGTTAGCATATCAGCTGCACATTTTATTGTTGCCTTTACCATTATCATTATTGTTTGACCCTAACGGTAATTAG
- the LOC120092775 gene encoding uncharacterized protein LOC120092775 isoform X2, translated as MVRPKAYVHCANWEVQAIQSTVKIWCLQHLTERGNSRRSKHLTNLFNGTILVSISAALSEAIPNDEALVVTTLNKKRSTTVQLPVNRTREGPSICQACLMEQFWLAYQLHILLLPLPLSLLFDPNGN; from the exons ATGGTtcggccaaaggcctacgtccatTGTGCAAATTGGGag GTGCAGGCGATTCAATCAACGGTGAAGATCTGGTGTTTACAACACTTAACAGAAAGAG GTAACTCCAGAAGGTCCAAGCATTTgacaaacttgtttaatggaacAATTTTGGTTAGCATATCAGCTGCATTATCAGAG GCGATTCCCAACGATGAAGCTCTAGTGGTTACAACACTTAACAAAAAGAGGTCGACAACGGTTCAACTGCCA GTAAATCGAACCCGAGAAGGTCCAAGCATCTGCCAAGCTTGTTTAATGGAACAATTTTGGTTAGCATATCAGCTGCACATTTTATTGTTGCCTTTACCATTATCATTATTGTTTGACCCTAACGGTAATTAG
- the LOC120067221 gene encoding basic leucine zipper 43-like, whose protein sequence is MLSASLSAQQSPCKTFQIAHNLNMKISGTHFPAPENYGMIQNLNINELLSYIPIDSTSTSDDCDGQKHKPGIVIDERKQRRMISNRESARRSRMRKQKHLDELWSLVIRLRTENHSLMEKLNQLTDSEQQLLQENVKLKEEVLDFRQMITDIQMGSPYATHLRELEEAPCNTFHLVAESSSQSNE, encoded by the coding sequence ATGCTTTCTGCTTCCTTATCAGCTCAGCAATCTCCTTGTAAAACCTTTCAAATTGCTcataatttgaatatgaaaaTCTCAGGAACCCATTTCCCAGCACCTGAAAACTACGGCATGATTCAAAATCTCAACATCAATGAATTATTGTCTTATATTCCTATTGACTCAACCTCTACTTCTGATGATTGTGATGGTCAGAAACACAAACCTGGGATTGTTATCGATGAGAGGAAGCAGAGGAGAATGATATCAAATCGGGAATCGGCGCGAAGGTCCCGGATGAGGAAACAGAAACATCTTGATGAACTTTGGTCGTTAGTGATTCGTCTTCGTACAGAGAATCATAGTCTTATGGAGAAGTTGAATCAGTTAACAGATTCTGAACAACAGCTTCTTCAAGAGAATGTCAAGCTTAAAGAAGAAGTGTTGGATTTTCGTCAGATGATCACTGACATTCAAATGGGCAGTCCTTACGCGACTCACTTGAGAGAGCTGGAGGAAGCCCCCTGCAATACCTTTCATCTCGTGGCTGAATCCTCAAGCCAATCTAACGAGTAG